The Bacillota bacterium genome includes the window CGGGCAGGCCGGCCACGATCAGCTCCAGCTCGTCCTGCTTGACCGAGCCGTCGGCGGCGTAGATACCGATACCCTTGCCTGACTCGCGGGCCTCGATGATTACCTTGAACGAGCCGTCGGCCAGGTCTTGCCGGGCCATCCGGTGAGTCTCTTCCGGGACCAGCTTGTGGTGGGCATCCTTCTTCCCCACCTCACTGACGACGCGGAAGCCGGCCGCGACGGCCTTACGGATGCACTCCGACCGCAACGACCCGTCCAGCTCGATGGTCCCGTCGGAGACCTCCAGCCAATTGAAGCCGGCGTCGGCAGCCCACCTCAGGAAGCGGTCGACGATCCCCTGGAAGATGGCGACCTCCAGGAGGGTGCCGCCGGGACAGGCGTTGACGCCGCGGTCGCGGATCAGGGCCAGCTTCTTCTGGAGGACCTTCGGTGGATATAGGGCCGAACTTCCGAAGCTGATCTTCATCAGGTCGATGTACTCGCCCGCCAGGTCCAGGAGGTCCCCCGTCTCCCCGAGGCCAAGCCCCTTGTCGATGACCATGGTCAGGCCGTTGGCCCTTGGTTTGGGACTCCGTCCCTTGATCGGGTAGGCGGAAAACTCCGTCCACGCTTTCAACTCCTCGCTCGGGCTTTCCGCTCGAGCCATGGGTCATCCGCTCCTTTTGCCGGCTTGAATTGCGGGCTTTCGCCCCCTCCACACTATTCCGAGGGCCGGGCCGGTGTCACTTGGGACGTTCGCCCTAGAAGGGACGACGTCCCGGCCGGGGAGATGACAAAGAACCCGCCCCCGGCAAGGGGGGCGGGTTCTTTGGATGGCGTCCGGGGACCGGTCAGCCGACTTCTGTCGGCCGGCCCTGGGCCAGGTACTCGACGATCCGGGCGCCCAGGGTCTGGAGGGCGGCCTCGTTGACCCGGTAGTACCGGAGACGTTCGGTGTCATGAACGGTCACCAGCCCGGCCCGGACCATCAGGTCCAGGTGGTGAAGGATGGTCGGGTGGGTCAGCCCCAGGGCCTCGGCCAGTTCCTGCGTGTAGCGCTCGCGCTCGGCCAGGAGCCGCATCATCTTCAGCCGGGTCTCGTCGCCGAGGGCCTTGTAGACGGCAACCAGCGAGGCGGCCTCCCTAGCCCCGGCCCGCGGCCGACCGCGCTTGCGATCGGTCTTCGGGGGACGGCCTGGCCGCCCGCGACCAACCCTACTGGGCGACGCCGGCGGAATCGACGGAGCGGGCGGAATCGACGGAGCGGAAGCGATCGCGGCGGCCCCTTCCTCCGGCGGGAGTCGGGACCCCTGGGGCAACCGCAACTCGGGGCTGGAGGCGTGGCCCTCGTCCGTCGCCGGCGAAACCGGCGGGACTTCTTCCGCCCGGGTCTCAAGAGGATAGATGATGATCCGGTCTCCACCATAGTTGACCCCGAGGGTGAAGGGCCGAATGTAGAAGGACGGGGCCAGGACGACTCGCTGTAGCCGGTTGTCCTCGAGGATGGTCTCCCCGGTCAACTGCTCGATCAACTCAGCCGGCCCGGCGGTGGTCGCCGCCCGCCGCTTCCGCACCACGTCGGCCGAGAAGAGCGCGGCCAGCTTGTCCTCTTCCCCGCGGTACAGACGCTCGTAGAGATCGGTCAGGAGCTGCAGCACGCGGCGTTTGCTCTCGGCCGGGAAACGCAGGAAGACCTTGGCCTTCTCGCGTTCCTCGACCCTCAGGAACCACCGTAGGACGTACTGGAGCTTGGGGTCGTCATCCCGAACCCCCTCGTATCGCTCCAGGATGTCGTCGAGGAGCGGGTGAAAGCTTTCCGGCATCCGGGCGGCCAGGATGACCTTGGTCACCTCGGTCGGGGGCGTGCTCTCGAGATATTGGAGGAAGTCCCCGACCCGACCGTCCCGACCGGACCGGGGCACCAGGGCCAATAGGTCGATGGCCGTCGGGTTCTGCAAGAAGTAGTATCTGAGCTCGCGCAGGGCTTCCGGCCCGACGACCCGTCTGGTGGCCATCAGCCAGCCCTCAGGAAAGTCGAAGCTGTAGCCTTCACCGCTCCGCAGCACGGCGTAGACGGAGGCGAAGAAGTCGAAGGTCGGGGATGGACTGAACTCCAATTCCGGAAGCGACCTAAATGGCTGGCGCCCAGAGAAAACGCTCATGGAACAGGACCTCCGGTGGTTAACTACTGTAGACCTTTGTCTACGTAGTTATGAGCAATACGACGCCCCCAGGGAAAATCCTCCTTTGTGAGCGAAGATTGCCAAGAAGATTGCCCAAAAAGCGCGGGGGCCCGGCTCACCCGCCGGCCCCCCGCGTTCCGATGTCCGCCCCCAGCGACCGGAGCTTCTCGTCAATTCGTTCATAGCCGCGGTCGGTTCCAATCAGCAGGTAGCTGAAGCACCGTCGGCCGTGTACGCGGCGGCGGCAGCCCCGGCGGCGCCGCCTACAACGATGGCGTTCACGACAACGGCCGTTGGGCCGGGCAACCGTCCGCCTCCGGCCGGCCGCTCGAGCCGG containing:
- a CDS encoding phosphosulfolactate synthase, producing the protein MARAESPSEELKAWTEFSAYPIKGRSPKPRANGLTMVIDKGLGLGETGDLLDLAGEYIDLMKISFGSSALYPPKVLQKKLALIRDRGVNACPGGTLLEVAIFQGIVDRFLRWAADAGFNWLEVSDGTIELDGSLRSECIRKAVAAGFRVVSEVGKKDAHHKLVPEETHRMARQDLADGSFKVIIEARESGKGIGIYAADGSVKQDELELIVAGLPDPRDILWEAPLKNQQEALLLRFGPDVNLGNIQTNEVIALESLRVGLRGDTFKTCLPRKEGRG
- a CDS encoding metalloregulator ArsR/SmtB family transcription factor, translated to MSVFSGRQPFRSLPELEFSPSPTFDFFASVYAVLRSGEGYSFDFPEGWLMATRRVVGPEALRELRYYFLQNPTAIDLLALVPRSGRDGRVGDFLQYLESTPPTEVTKVILAARMPESFHPLLDDILERYEGVRDDDPKLQYVLRWFLRVEEREKAKVFLRFPAESKRRVLQLLTDLYERLYRGEEDKLAALFSADVVRKRRAATTAGPAELIEQLTGETILEDNRLQRVVLAPSFYIRPFTLGVNYGGDRIIIYPLETRAEEVPPVSPATDEGHASSPELRLPQGSRLPPEEGAAAIASAPSIPPAPSIPPASPSRVGRGRPGRPPKTDRKRGRPRAGAREAASLVAVYKALGDETRLKMMRLLAERERYTQELAEALGLTHPTILHHLDLMVRAGLVTVHDTERLRYYRVNEAALQTLGARIVEYLAQGRPTEVG